Proteins found in one Micromonospora sp. WMMD1082 genomic segment:
- a CDS encoding carbonic anhydrase produces MAVSRAVPAGSVPAGSVPGGRARGGTPRAALAALLAGNRRFVSGQPVHGHDVTAAAASASGDQQPYAVLLGCIDSRVPLEAIFDQTFGSICVIRTGAHVLDRAVLGSIEYVVEALGVPLVMVLGHERCGAVEATVEALRSGRRPEGALAHLVDRIAPAVTEVGVDDPQVRPLAIRRHVARTVATLRADPLLAEPVDAGRVAVTGALYDLATGEVALLDPP; encoded by the coding sequence ATGGCAGTGTCGCGGGCCGTACCCGCCGGCTCGGTGCCCGCTGGCTCGGTGCCCGGCGGCCGGGCGCGTGGGGGTACGCCCCGCGCGGCCCTGGCCGCGCTGCTCGCCGGCAACCGGCGCTTCGTCAGCGGCCAGCCGGTGCACGGGCACGACGTGACGGCGGCGGCCGCGAGCGCCTCCGGCGACCAGCAGCCGTACGCCGTCCTGCTGGGCTGCATCGACTCGCGGGTGCCGCTGGAGGCGATCTTCGACCAGACCTTCGGCTCGATCTGCGTGATCCGCACCGGTGCCCATGTGCTGGACCGGGCGGTGCTCGGCTCGATCGAGTACGTGGTCGAGGCGCTGGGCGTACCGCTGGTGATGGTGCTGGGACACGAGCGCTGCGGCGCGGTGGAGGCGACGGTCGAGGCGCTGCGCTCCGGGCGGCGACCGGAGGGTGCGCTGGCCCACCTGGTCGACCGGATCGCGCCTGCGGTGACCGAGGTGGGGGTGGACGACCCGCAGGTGCGGCCCCTGGCGATCCGCCGTCACGTCGCCCGCACGGTCGCCACGCTGCGCGCCGACCCGCTGCTGGCGGAGCCGGTCGACGCCGGCCGGGTCGCGGTCACCGGCGCCCTCTACGACCTCGCCACCGGCGAGGTCGCCCTCCTCGACCCGCCGTGA
- a CDS encoding DUF3145 domain-containing protein — protein MPTRGVVYVHSTPLAVCSHVEWAIARVLAAPVDLQWTAQPVDPGARRAECGWSGRPGTGAELAAALRQWPMIRFEVTEEPSPGADGERFMYVPGRGLFRATVGAAGDIQLGEDRLRSIMAGARAPEALAHALDKALGTAWDAELEPYRYAGDGAPVTLLTRVG, from the coding sequence GTGCCAACGCGTGGCGTCGTATACGTCCACTCGACCCCGCTCGCCGTGTGCTCACACGTCGAGTGGGCGATCGCGCGCGTCCTCGCCGCGCCGGTCGATTTGCAGTGGACGGCCCAGCCCGTCGATCCCGGCGCCCGGCGCGCCGAGTGCGGGTGGTCCGGCCGCCCGGGAACGGGCGCCGAGCTGGCCGCTGCCCTCCGGCAGTGGCCCATGATCCGTTTCGAGGTCACCGAGGAGCCCAGTCCGGGCGCCGACGGCGAGCGCTTCATGTACGTCCCGGGCCGGGGGTTGTTCCGGGCGACCGTGGGCGCCGCCGGGGACATCCAGCTCGGCGAGGACCGGTTGCGCAGCATCATGGCCGGCGCGCGGGCACCCGAGGCCCTCGCGCACGCCCTGGACAAGGCGCTCGGCACCGCGTGGGACGCCGAGCTGGAGCCGTACCGCTACGCCGGTGACGGCGCGCCGGTGACGCTGCTCACCCGGGTGGGCTGA
- a CDS encoding glycoside hydrolase family 3 N-terminal domain-containing protein has translation MVRVSTTPRRVAAAFVLVTTLLVAGCSGPGQRPGASPTSAPVTEPAPPSSAPPADPATLAAALVAELADEDLVGQVLMPYAYGDQATKVSAGSAAGNRALGGVDTPAEMIEKYRLGGLILVGFSADDPTRGNQETTNVDNPKQVRKLTTGLREAAGKLPAGAAPFLIGTDQEYGIVTRITDGVTMLPSALGAGAANDPALTEAAWRAAGTELAAMGVNVDFAPVADVLVTRSTVIGSRSFGADPQRAGEQVGGAVRGLQTAGVAATLKHFPGHGHSAADSHKDLPVLGQPRGRLATEAWPPFTAGIEAGALAVMSAHLDVRSVDPGVAATFSYKLLTEVLRGELGFQGVVITDGMNMPPARRWGPGEAAVRALKAGNDLILMPPHVGQAYDGLLTALRDGSLPRGRLVEAATRVLTMKFTLADGPVPELSTLGAPAHREAARALAAAAVTMLRGNCDTAGIRGPVTVTSSAGRAHTRAALTEALTSAGVKVVPSGGTVIHLVGYGDGADDLRAGAAVTVAMDTPYVLARATSPTLLATYSSSRVSMAALADVLAGKARPQGRAPVTVTGLPATTCDS, from the coding sequence ATGGTCCGCGTGTCGACTACCCCTCGGCGTGTCGCCGCCGCGTTCGTCCTCGTGACCACGCTGCTCGTCGCCGGCTGCTCCGGGCCCGGGCAGCGACCCGGGGCGAGCCCCACCTCGGCCCCGGTCACGGAGCCCGCGCCGCCGTCGAGCGCCCCGCCGGCAGACCCGGCCACCCTGGCCGCCGCCCTCGTCGCCGAACTCGCCGACGAGGACCTGGTCGGCCAGGTGCTGATGCCGTACGCGTACGGCGACCAGGCGACGAAGGTCTCGGCCGGCTCGGCGGCCGGCAACCGGGCCCTGGGCGGGGTGGACACGCCGGCCGAGATGATCGAGAAGTACCGGCTCGGCGGGCTGATCCTGGTGGGCTTCAGCGCGGACGATCCGACCCGGGGCAACCAGGAGACCACCAACGTCGACAACCCGAAGCAGGTCCGGAAGCTGACCACCGGGCTGCGCGAGGCCGCCGGGAAGCTGCCCGCCGGTGCCGCGCCCTTCCTGATCGGCACCGACCAGGAGTACGGGATCGTCACCCGGATCACCGACGGGGTCACCATGCTGCCCAGTGCGCTCGGCGCCGGGGCCGCGAATGATCCGGCGCTGACCGAGGCCGCCTGGCGTGCCGCCGGCACCGAGCTGGCCGCCATGGGCGTCAACGTCGACTTCGCGCCGGTGGCCGACGTGCTGGTCACCCGCAGCACCGTGATCGGGAGCCGGTCGTTCGGCGCGGACCCGCAGCGGGCGGGCGAGCAGGTTGGCGGCGCGGTACGCGGGCTGCAGACCGCCGGGGTCGCGGCCACTCTCAAGCACTTCCCGGGCCACGGCCACAGCGCCGCCGACTCGCACAAGGACCTGCCGGTGCTCGGCCAGCCCCGCGGCCGGCTGGCCACCGAGGCCTGGCCGCCGTTCACCGCCGGCATCGAGGCCGGCGCACTGGCCGTGATGTCCGCCCACCTGGACGTGCGCTCGGTCGACCCGGGGGTGGCCGCGACCTTCTCGTACAAGCTGCTCACCGAGGTGCTGCGGGGGGAACTCGGCTTCCAGGGTGTAGTGATCACCGACGGGATGAACATGCCACCGGCCCGTCGCTGGGGCCCCGGCGAGGCGGCGGTCCGCGCGTTGAAGGCCGGCAACGACCTGATCCTCATGCCCCCGCACGTCGGGCAGGCGTACGACGGGCTGCTGACGGCGCTGCGGGACGGCTCGCTGCCCCGCGGCCGGCTGGTGGAGGCGGCCACCCGCGTGCTGACCATGAAGTTCACCCTGGCCGACGGGCCCGTGCCGGAGCTGTCCACGCTGGGCGCCCCGGCCCACCGCGAGGCGGCCCGCGCCCTGGCCGCCGCCGCGGTCACCATGCTGCGCGGCAACTGCGACACCGCCGGGATCCGCGGCCCGGTCACGGTCACCTCCTCGGCCGGGCGGGCGCACACCCGGGCGGCGTTGACCGAGGCACTGACCTCGGCCGGGGTGAAGGTGGTGCCCAGCGGTGGCACGGTCATCCACCTGGTCGGGTACGGCGACGGCGCCGACGATCTGCGGGCCGGCGCGGCCGTCACCGTCGCCATGGACACCCCGTACGTGCTGGCCAGGGCGACGTCGCCGACCCTGCTGGCCACCTACTCGTCGAGCCGGGTCTCGATGGCGGCGCTCGCCGACGTGCTCGCCGGCAAGGCCCGCCCGCAGGGACGCGCCCCGGTCACGGTGACCGGGCTGCCCGCCACCACCTGCGACAGCTGA
- the fabF gene encoding beta-ketoacyl-ACP synthase II, with product MSRIDVVVTGLGATTPLGGDVASTWDAMLAGRSGVGALTQEWAGQLPVRIAAELAVEPATLLDRVKLRRLDRSEAIALIAAHQAWADAGLADAGLDGERLGVSIGSGIGGAVTLLAQDDILEASGPRRVSPHTVPMLMPNGPAAWVGLELGAQAGVHSVASACATGAEAIALGLDMIRAGRADVVVAGGTEAVIHPLPIAGFASMRAMSTRNDDPERASRPWDKGRDGFVLGEGSGIVVLERAEHAAARGARVYARLAGAGITSDGYDIVQPHPEGAGAIRAIAKAISDADVAKADIVHVNAHATSTPVGDLAEITALRTALGDHPVLTATKSMSGHLLGAAGALESIATILAIRDGVVPPTINLDDPDDRLTLDVAANKPRQLDVPAALNNSFGFGGHNVALVFTRP from the coding sequence ATGAGTCGCATCGACGTCGTCGTCACCGGGCTCGGCGCGACCACCCCGCTGGGCGGGGACGTCGCGTCGACCTGGGACGCCATGCTCGCCGGCCGCTCCGGGGTGGGTGCGCTCACCCAGGAGTGGGCCGGGCAACTGCCGGTCCGGATCGCCGCCGAGCTGGCGGTGGAGCCGGCCACCCTGCTGGACCGGGTGAAGCTGCGCCGGCTGGACCGCTCCGAGGCGATCGCCCTGATCGCTGCCCACCAGGCCTGGGCCGACGCCGGGCTGGCCGACGCCGGGTTGGACGGGGAGCGGCTGGGGGTCAGCATCGGTTCCGGCATCGGCGGCGCGGTCACCCTGCTCGCTCAGGACGACATCCTGGAGGCGTCCGGCCCGCGGCGGGTCTCCCCGCACACCGTGCCCATGCTGATGCCCAACGGTCCGGCCGCCTGGGTGGGCCTGGAGCTCGGTGCGCAGGCGGGTGTGCACTCGGTGGCCAGCGCCTGCGCCACCGGCGCCGAGGCGATCGCGTTGGGGCTGGACATGATCCGGGCCGGCCGCGCCGACGTGGTGGTGGCCGGCGGCACCGAGGCGGTGATCCACCCGCTGCCGATCGCCGGTTTCGCCTCGATGCGGGCCATGTCGACCCGCAACGACGACCCGGAGCGGGCCTCCCGGCCGTGGGACAAGGGCCGGGACGGCTTCGTCCTCGGCGAGGGCTCCGGCATCGTGGTACTGGAACGGGCCGAGCACGCGGCCGCCCGGGGCGCCCGGGTGTACGCGCGGCTGGCCGGCGCGGGCATCACCTCCGACGGCTACGACATCGTCCAGCCGCATCCGGAGGGCGCCGGCGCGATCCGGGCCATCGCGAAGGCGATCTCCGACGCGGACGTCGCGAAGGCCGACATCGTGCACGTCAACGCGCACGCCACGTCGACCCCGGTGGGCGACCTCGCGGAGATCACCGCGCTGCGTACCGCGCTGGGCGACCACCCGGTGCTCACCGCCACCAAGTCCATGTCCGGTCACCTGCTCGGTGCCGCCGGTGCGCTGGAGTCGATCGCCACCATCCTGGCGATCCGCGACGGCGTGGTGCCCCCGACGATCAACCTGGACGACCCCGACGACCGCCTCACCCTGGACGTGGCTGCCAACAAGCCCCGCCAGCTGGACGTGCCCGCCGCGCTGAACAACTCGTTCGGTTTCGGCGGCCACAACGTGGCGCTCGTCTTCACGCGGCCCTGA
- a CDS encoding acyl carrier protein, with product MTRDEITAGLAEILEEVAGVNPDDVAEGKSFTDDLDVDSLSMVEVVVAAEEKFGVKIPDNEVQNLKTVGDAVSYIEAQS from the coding sequence ATGACCCGTGACGAGATCACCGCCGGCCTCGCCGAGATCCTCGAAGAGGTTGCCGGGGTGAACCCGGACGACGTGGCCGAGGGGAAGTCCTTCACCGACGACCTGGACGTCGACTCGCTCTCCATGGTGGAGGTCGTGGTGGCGGCCGAGGAGAAGTTCGGCGTCAAGATCCCGGACAACGAGGTGCAGAACCTCAAGACCGTCGGGGACGCCGTGAGCTACATCGAGGCGCAGTCCTGA
- a CDS encoding beta-ketoacyl-ACP synthase III: MTGSRILSLGHYQPSRVVTNDEIAQLVETSDEWIRDRVGIASRRVAGDETVADMAAAAADKALANSGLTATDIDLVVVATCTSVDRSPNVACRVAAKLGITAPGAYDVNTACSGFAYALGTVDHAIRAGASRNALVIGAEKLSEFTDWTDRSTCIIFGDGAGAAVVTAAAEGEPSGVGPVVWGSVPERGDAVRIEGWRPYIAQEGQAVFRWATTALAPLALQACERAGVDPSELAAFVPHQANARIIDGIAKRLNIPQAIVAKDIVESGNTSAASIPLALSKLVERREVPSGAPVLLFGFGGGLTYAGQVVRCP; the protein is encoded by the coding sequence ATGACGGGCAGCCGGATCTTGTCCCTGGGGCACTACCAGCCGTCGCGGGTGGTGACCAACGACGAGATCGCCCAGCTGGTGGAGACCAGCGACGAGTGGATCCGCGACCGGGTCGGCATCGCGTCCCGGCGGGTCGCCGGTGACGAGACGGTCGCCGACATGGCCGCGGCCGCCGCCGACAAGGCGCTGGCCAACTCGGGCCTGACCGCCACCGACATCGACCTGGTCGTGGTCGCCACCTGCACCTCGGTCGACCGCAGCCCCAACGTCGCCTGCCGGGTCGCCGCCAAGCTGGGCATCACCGCCCCCGGGGCGTACGACGTCAACACCGCCTGCTCCGGCTTCGCGTACGCGCTGGGCACCGTGGACCACGCGATCCGGGCCGGTGCGTCGCGCAACGCCCTGGTGATCGGCGCGGAGAAGCTGTCCGAGTTCACCGACTGGACCGACCGCTCCACCTGCATCATCTTCGGTGACGGCGCGGGTGCCGCCGTGGTCACCGCGGCCGCCGAGGGCGAGCCGTCCGGCGTCGGTCCGGTGGTGTGGGGTTCGGTGCCGGAGCGCGGCGACGCGGTACGCATCGAGGGTTGGCGGCCGTACATCGCCCAGGAGGGCCAGGCGGTGTTCCGCTGGGCCACCACGGCGCTGGCACCGCTGGCCCTGCAGGCGTGTGAACGGGCCGGCGTCGACCCGTCCGAGCTGGCCGCGTTCGTGCCGCACCAGGCCAACGCCCGGATCATCGACGGCATCGCCAAGCGGCTGAACATCCCGCAGGCGATCGTCGCCAAGGACATCGTCGAGTCCGGCAACACCTCCGCGGCCAGCATCCCGCTGGCGCTGTCCAAGCTGGTCGAGCGCCGCGAGGTGCCCTCGGGCGCCCCGGTGCTGCTGTTCGGCTTCGGCGGCGGCCTGACCTACGCCGGTCAGGTCGTCCGTTGCCCCTGA
- a CDS encoding ACP S-malonyltransferase, translating into MLAVLCPGQGSQKPGFLTSWLDLTGAETRLRSWSALAGVDLVHLGTDADADEVRDTARTQPLLVAASLLAAEHLPVHDVALVAGHSVGELGAGALAGALPAEAAITLAGVRGREMAAACALEPTGMVAVLGGDPDEVVAAISGHGLHVANRNGAGQIVAAGAVAGLEKLAAEPPPRARVIRLQVAGAFHTPYMAPAEVALATAAATITPGDPARILLSNLDGTAIGSGGELLQRLVRQVTAPVRWDLCMATLASLGVTGVIELPPAGTLAGLVKRELKGAGAPEIVTLNTPDDLPAARDLIARHGPATGGERVTDNSPNTSRDETDGGEAPS; encoded by the coding sequence GTGCTCGCCGTACTCTGCCCCGGCCAGGGTTCCCAGAAACCCGGCTTCCTGACCTCCTGGCTCGACCTGACCGGTGCCGAGACCCGGCTGCGTTCGTGGTCCGCGCTGGCCGGTGTCGACCTGGTGCACCTGGGCACCGACGCCGACGCCGACGAGGTCCGGGACACCGCCCGCACCCAGCCACTGCTGGTCGCCGCGTCGCTGCTCGCCGCCGAGCACCTGCCGGTGCACGACGTCGCGCTGGTCGCCGGGCACAGCGTCGGCGAACTGGGCGCCGGGGCACTGGCCGGTGCGCTGCCGGCGGAGGCCGCGATCACCCTCGCCGGCGTACGCGGCCGGGAGATGGCCGCCGCCTGCGCGCTGGAGCCGACCGGCATGGTCGCCGTGCTCGGCGGCGACCCGGACGAGGTGGTCGCCGCGATCAGTGGACACGGGCTGCACGTCGCCAACCGCAACGGCGCCGGCCAGATCGTCGCCGCCGGCGCGGTCGCCGGGCTGGAGAAGCTCGCCGCCGAGCCACCGCCCCGGGCCCGGGTCATCCGGCTCCAGGTGGCCGGCGCGTTCCACACCCCGTACATGGCCCCGGCGGAGGTGGCACTGGCCACGGCAGCCGCCACGATCACCCCCGGCGACCCGGCCCGGATCCTGCTGTCCAACCTCGACGGCACGGCGATCGGCAGCGGCGGGGAGCTGCTCCAGCGGCTGGTCCGCCAGGTCACCGCCCCGGTCCGCTGGGATCTCTGCATGGCCACGCTCGCCAGCCTCGGCGTGACCGGCGTGATCGAGCTGCCGCCCGCCGGCACGCTCGCCGGGCTGGTCAAGCGCGAACTCAAGGGCGCGGGCGCGCCGGAGATCGTCACCCTGAACACCCCGGACGACCTGCCCGCCGCCCGCGACCTGATCGCCCGGCACGGCCCGGCGACCGGCGGAGAACGAGTCACCGACAACAGTCCGAACACGTCTCGTGACGAGACCGATGGTGGGGAGGCCCCGTCATGA
- a CDS encoding helix-turn-helix domain-containing protein translates to MQVRACQARRVSESGGTDLSATLRRIERAAGALATASVARMDETLPWFRELPADQRSWVMLVAQAGARSLVQWLRAGGGATEGTQEVSDEVFATAPQALARSISLQQTVALIKVTIDVVEEQVSDLAAPGEEPQLREAVLRFSREIAFAAARVYARAAESRGSWDARLQALLVDALLRGDSPDVLASRAAALGWTDAPPVAVAVGPSPGGEVAAVLHTVYRQARRIGAEVIGGVHGDRLVIVLGGAADPVAATGKLLTAFGDGPVVVGPAVPSLDEATESARAALAGYRAAPAWPAAPRPVHAGDLLPERALAADAEARRRLRHDVYAVLVRAGGELLETLDAFFAAGGTLESAARALYVHPNTVRYRLRRISEVTGFSPLAPRDAFALRVALTVGRLDPVVPTQTLTPPVNKRSQNGDDQRQSL, encoded by the coding sequence ATCCAGGTCAGGGCATGTCAGGCTAGGCGGGTGAGCGAGTCGGGCGGGACGGACCTGTCGGCCACGCTGCGCCGGATCGAGCGGGCGGCCGGCGCGCTGGCCACCGCGAGCGTGGCCCGGATGGACGAGACCCTGCCCTGGTTCCGCGAGTTGCCGGCCGACCAGCGCTCGTGGGTGATGCTCGTGGCCCAGGCCGGCGCCCGCTCCCTGGTCCAGTGGTTACGCGCCGGCGGCGGGGCCACCGAGGGCACCCAGGAGGTCTCCGACGAGGTCTTCGCCACGGCGCCGCAGGCGCTGGCCCGCTCGATCAGCCTGCAGCAGACCGTCGCGCTGATCAAGGTCACGATCGACGTCGTCGAGGAGCAGGTCAGCGACCTCGCCGCCCCCGGCGAGGAGCCACAGCTGCGCGAGGCGGTCCTGCGGTTCTCCCGGGAGATCGCCTTCGCCGCCGCCCGGGTGTACGCCCGGGCCGCCGAGTCGCGCGGCTCGTGGGACGCCCGGCTGCAGGCCCTGCTGGTGGACGCGCTGCTGCGCGGCGACTCGCCGGACGTGCTGGCCAGCCGCGCCGCCGCGCTCGGCTGGACGGACGCGCCACCGGTCGCGGTGGCGGTCGGCCCCTCCCCCGGCGGCGAGGTCGCCGCCGTGCTGCACACCGTCTACCGACAGGCCCGGCGGATCGGGGCCGAGGTGATCGGCGGCGTGCACGGCGACCGCCTGGTGATCGTGCTCGGCGGGGCGGCGGATCCGGTCGCGGCCACCGGCAAGCTGCTGACCGCCTTCGGCGACGGGCCGGTGGTGGTCGGTCCGGCGGTGCCGAGCCTGGACGAGGCCACCGAGTCGGCGCGGGCGGCGCTGGCCGGGTACCGGGCGGCGCCGGCCTGGCCGGCCGCGCCCCGACCGGTCCACGCCGGTGACCTGCTGCCCGAGCGGGCGCTCGCCGCCGACGCCGAGGCCCGCCGACGGCTACGCCACGACGTGTACGCGGTGCTGGTCCGCGCCGGCGGTGAGCTGCTGGAGACGCTGGACGCCTTCTTCGCCGCGGGCGGCACGTTGGAGAGCGCCGCCCGGGCGCTGTACGTGCACCCGAACACCGTGCGCTACCGGCTGCGGCGGATCTCCGAGGTCACCGGGTTCAGCCCGCTGGCGCCCCGGGATGCCTTCGCCCTGCGGGTCGCGCTGACCGTGGGGCGACTCGATCCGGTGGTGCCAACTCAGACATTGACCCCGCCGGTCAACAAAAGATCACAGAATGGCGACGATCAACGCCAATCTTTGTAG
- a CDS encoding copper resistance CopC family protein, which translates to MRAWAVLFGVAFGVSLLMPATPAAAHNQLTGSSPRDGARVATAPERVELRFLARLDASTTKITITGPDNVDALGGKPRFSGNRVSAPLAPARAGLYIVGYEVVSGDGHPITGEVRFTLTTGTPAETPEPTPADPTAATPAPTTAPAEATPTPAPTTPVGATPVPRSDESSGGGWWWAAVAAVPLLAILAVARLIRRRAARR; encoded by the coding sequence GTGCGTGCGTGGGCAGTGCTGTTCGGCGTGGCGTTCGGCGTGTCGTTGCTGATGCCGGCGACCCCGGCCGCCGCGCACAACCAGCTGACCGGGAGCAGCCCGCGTGACGGCGCCCGGGTCGCCACCGCACCGGAGCGCGTCGAGCTGCGCTTCCTGGCCAGGCTCGACGCGAGTACGACGAAGATCACCATCACCGGACCGGACAACGTCGACGCCCTCGGCGGCAAGCCGCGCTTCTCGGGTAACCGGGTCAGCGCGCCGCTCGCACCCGCGCGGGCGGGCCTCTACATCGTCGGGTACGAGGTGGTCTCCGGCGACGGTCACCCGATCACCGGCGAGGTCCGGTTCACCCTGACCACAGGTACGCCCGCCGAGACCCCGGAGCCCACCCCCGCCGACCCGACGGCAGCCACCCCGGCACCGACGACGGCCCCGGCGGAGGCCACGCCCACCCCGGCACCGACCACGCCGGTGGGCGCCACGCCGGTGCCGAGGTCCGACGAGTCGTCCGGCGGCGGCTGGTGGTGGGCGGCCGTCGCGGCGGTGCCGCTGCTCGCGATCCTGGCCGTGGCCCGGCTCATCCGCCGCCGCGCCGCCCGCCGCTGA
- the gltX gene encoding glutamate--tRNA ligase has translation MTVRVRFAPSPTGMFHVGGARSALQNWIYAKQQGGVFVLRIEDTDAARNKPEWTEGILSALDWIGIARGSYEGPYFQSSYAEEHRTAARRLYEAGRAYYCDCTREAVQARTGNQYTGYDGYCRDRGLPPGEGRALRFRTPDEGATTVVDLIRGEPTFENKLIEDFVIARGDGSPVFLLANVVDDMTMGITHVIRAEEHLPNTPKQQLLWDALGVKPPVWAHVPVVVNEKRQKLSKRRDKVALEAYRDEGYLAEAMRNYLMLLGWAPSGDREIVPWPVIEDEFRLAEVNPSPAFFDEKKLRAFNGEYIRALPVEEFVEACRPWLTGTGTIAPPPWQPAEFDPAAFAAVAPLAQTRIAVLSEIVPNVDFLFLASPLIDEAAWAKAMKEGSAELLDAAIAAFEAVESWDAETLKTTLEAVGAARGLKLGKAQAPVRVAVTGRTVGLPLFESLEVLGPDRTLTRLRAARIRLP, from the coding sequence GTGACGGTACGTGTGCGCTTCGCCCCCTCCCCGACCGGTATGTTCCACGTCGGCGGCGCCCGCTCGGCGCTGCAGAACTGGATCTACGCCAAGCAGCAGGGCGGGGTGTTCGTGCTGCGCATCGAGGACACCGACGCGGCGCGGAACAAGCCCGAGTGGACCGAGGGCATCCTGTCCGCGCTGGACTGGATCGGCATCGCCCGCGGCAGCTACGAGGGACCGTACTTCCAGTCCTCCTACGCCGAGGAGCACCGGACCGCCGCACGACGGTTGTACGAGGCCGGCCGCGCGTACTACTGCGACTGCACCCGCGAGGCGGTGCAGGCCCGCACCGGTAACCAGTACACCGGCTACGACGGATACTGCCGCGACCGCGGGTTGCCGCCCGGCGAGGGCCGCGCGCTGCGGTTCCGCACCCCGGACGAGGGCGCGACAACCGTCGTCGACCTGATCCGGGGCGAGCCGACCTTCGAGAACAAGCTCATCGAAGACTTCGTCATCGCCCGGGGCGACGGCTCGCCGGTTTTCCTGCTGGCCAACGTCGTCGATGACATGACGATGGGGATCACCCACGTGATCCGGGCCGAGGAGCACCTGCCCAACACCCCCAAGCAGCAGTTGCTCTGGGACGCGCTGGGCGTGAAGCCACCGGTCTGGGCGCACGTGCCGGTGGTGGTGAACGAGAAGCGACAGAAGCTCTCCAAGCGCCGCGACAAGGTCGCCCTGGAGGCGTACCGGGACGAGGGTTACCTCGCCGAGGCGATGCGCAACTACCTGATGCTGCTCGGTTGGGCGCCGTCCGGCGACCGGGAGATCGTGCCCTGGCCGGTCATCGAGGACGAGTTCCGGCTGGCGGAGGTCAACCCCTCGCCGGCCTTCTTCGACGAGAAGAAGCTGCGCGCGTTCAACGGTGAGTACATCCGGGCCCTGCCGGTCGAGGAGTTCGTCGAGGCCTGCCGGCCGTGGCTGACCGGCACCGGCACCATCGCGCCGCCGCCCTGGCAGCCGGCGGAGTTCGACCCGGCCGCGTTCGCCGCGGTGGCGCCGCTGGCGCAGACCCGCATCGCGGTGCTCAGCGAGATCGTGCCGAACGTCGATTTCCTCTTCCTCGCCTCGCCGCTGATCGACGAGGCGGCCTGGGCCAAGGCGATGAAGGAGGGCTCGGCGGAGCTGCTGGACGCCGCCATCGCCGCCTTCGAGGCGGTCGAGTCGTGGGACGCGGAGACGCTCAAGACCACCCTGGAGGCGGTCGGCGCGGCGCGCGGCCTCAAGCTCGGCAAGGCCCAGGCGCCGGTACGCGTCGCGGTCACCGGCCGCACCGTCGGGTTGCCGCTGTTCGAGTCCCTGGAGGTGCTGGGCCCCGACCGCACCCTCACCCGCCTGCGGGCCGCCCGGATCCGCCTGCCCTGA